The Pleurocapsa minor HA4230-MV1 nucleotide sequence TTTAGTTGCCTGTGTGGTTGTTCCAGGCTTTGATTTTGACGATTTTGAGCTAATTGGTGAGGAGAAATAATTGCGCGAGTAATCTTCTGGAGCTAATAGCTAATAGCTTCACTTTTAAATAGCTTGATAACTTCAGGATTATAAACTAGCATATAGTTCCAATAGTTTTCAAACACTGACTCTACATAGCCTTGTGTTTCCTGATAAGGAATTTGCTCGACAAACTCATCGGCATCTTTTAAACCATAACGCTTAACCCATTTGGCTACAGCATTAGGCCCCGCATTATAGCTAGCTACTGCCAACATGGAGTTGTTGTTATATTTTTGGTGAGTAAAGTCTAGATAGTAAGTGCCAATATTGATATTATCTTCAGGGTTAGTCATGGAATAGTTAGCTAAACCGATATTTTCGGCTGCTGCTTTAGCTGTTGGCGGAATGACTTGCATCAAACCCATTGCTCCCGCCGAAGATTCAATTTCTGGCTCAAAGCGAGATTCTTGGCGGATTAAAGAAGTAACTAATAACGGGTTGAGTTGACGCTGTTTAGACCATTTTAAAATAGTTGACTCAAACGGAAACGGATAAAGAGCTTGCCAATACTCAGGAGTTTGACGCAGTTGTTGCCATTGTTGTTTGTCTTCTGGACTATCTCTGTCTTGAAGATCGCCAATTTGGTTAATGCCGCGTAAATTTTGTCCTTGATAGAGTTGTAATAGACCTTTGGTAAAATCATCGGCGATGCTTAATTTAGAGCGATCGCTAATTTCGCTTTGAAATTGTGTCCAAGCTTCCTGTTCTAGTCCTAATTTGTATAGCTCTTGGAAGGTTTTTGACCCCCCTGGAGGCATAATTTTCTCCACCTTAAGTACTTGAGGATCTTGCCGACGTATCGTGGTAAAGTCTCCCACATCCCAACCTAACGCCACCGCTGAGCGCCAAGCATAATATGACCGAGGAAATCTAGCTAGTACAGATTTATAGGCAACAGTAGCCTCTTGGGGACGATTAAGCTTAGTTGCCCACTTCGCAATCCAGAATCCCGCCTTGGGTGCGAGTTTACTCTCGGGATTATTAATCACAATCGGTTGCGCCCATTGCCAGGCGCTGATTAAATCTCCTGCTTGCGCTTTGTTACTGGCAACATCCCAGCGATATTCGGCTGCTGCTTCGGAAGTTTTATAGTCAGTTAAGAGGGTTTGTAGAGCCTGGGTGGCAGATTTTGGGCTATTTAAAAGCTTGAAATATTGCGCTTTTTCTACTAAAGCTTCGGGCGCTTGTTGAGGAAATTGCGCGATCGCTCGCTCTAAATAGGTCACTGCTGCTTGAGGCTTAACCAGCGTAGCCAGCCGCCTTAAACCCAATCCTGTATCGACCGCCTCGGGATACTCTTGAATTAACTTAAGATAGTATTTTTTTGCCGTAACTTGGTCATTACCCAGGTGATGTCCTCGCCCTGCACGATATAGATTACGAGATGTATTCGGGGCTTTAGTGTAAGCTTGACCTGCTTTGCCATAATCCCACTTGAGCCAGTAGCTATCGGCGATCGCCTCCCATTCGAGAGGAGTCAAGTGATGGGCATATTCTGTGACCAGGCGATCGCGCATTTGGTCTACCCCAGGAGCATCAGGAGTATATTTAACTAAAATCGCCATCAGACTTGGTTGATTGGGATTTTTACTCAACTGCTGCCGAATAATTTCTTGGGTGCTGGGATGAGCGGGAAATTCGGCGATCGCCTGTTGCCAATATTCAGGCTGCGATTTCCCCAGAAGGTATAGTGCTTCTCCTGTAACAGCAGATGTGGGATATTGAGCTACTACCTGTTGCCAAGTTTGAACTGCTGCTGAATCGTTTTGCTCAAGCTGGTATGCTTTACCTTTAGCCAGTAAAATATGAGCTGCCAGCAGAGGATATTCTTGCTCTAAATCTTCAAGTTCGGTTAATGCTGCTTTGCCTTGTCGATCCTCAATTAAATCTGAAGCAACCAGGAAACTATGACGAGTACTTGCTGGTGGATTACCCATCGCTAGAGGCGTTTGCTCAGTAGACAGATCATTTTTATAATCAGCAGTATCAGCAAAGGATTTACTGGCATCAATCAAAGCTTCTAAACCTATTACTGTTGATATTGAAGCAAGAACAATTAAGAGAAAAACTTTGCTATTCAATAATTTCCACATATTAGTTTTTTAAAGGCATACAGACGTAGCTATAAGATTAATATTCCCCTGAAAAATATTTTTTATATCATTCAAATAATTGACTGATAATAATTATTTCTTAGTTAATGATTGAGTAACAGTAATCTAAATGCTTAGATCGAGATCGGTAATAGTTTTATTTTATTGTTTTTACTATAGTTAAATTATGCAGTTACATTGAAGTTTTGATGAAGTAAACAAAAAGTTGCTTCAAATTCAATACCTGACAGGGTACTTATAGCCCTATGTAACAACGTTAGGACATCTTGGAAATACTACTCCCTATTTGCGAAGCTTATCCTTTAGGACTCCCTACTCCCTACTCCCTACTCCCTACTCCCTACTTCCTACTTCCTACTTCCTATTTACGAGCCAATTACTATTAATGTTCTAATCTAACTTTGTACGGCTATACCTAATATTCTACTAACTGCCAATATTGATCATCTCCAGGAAATTTAGCAATTACAGCAGTTGTTCCTGATTGAATTACAACATTACCAGAAAAATAATTTCCATATTTATTGAGCGGTGTCCAGTGTTTTGTCTCCAAATCAATTACTTGAACGTCAACAGCTTCAGGAACAACTAAATTAAAATAGGTAGACCAATTAGGCTTTAAATCTACTGATAAAGGTTCAATTAGGCTCGCGTGGTATTGATAGAAATGACCAAAAACTTTAGGTAATTGAGCAGTAGAATTAGTTGCCTGTATTTGATACTTAATCACTTCTCCATAATGTTCTACGTCATCTTTTTGTTTAGCATAAATAGTTAAGTCATAAGTACCAGCACTGGGTGGAGCAATACTGACAATGATATTATCTCCTTGACGATTGACTAAAATAGTATTGATTACCTCTAGATTATTTTGCTTCAGTTCGGCGATCGCCACTACATCTTGAGGTGCTTGAAGTTTAAGATCGATGCGATTAGCAGCAGTAATTTGATAGTTATTATGACTAATTGTGGCTAATCTTAAATTATAAAAGCGAGAGGAAATATGCGGTAAATTATCAAATTCTGCTCTGGTATAAGTTTGCTCTAATAGTTGCCAACCTGGATCTTCTGGGTAATGGTTATTGAGAAATTGTTGGGGAGAAGTTGCAAAGTAATCAGGATTGTACTCAAAAGTAAACTTGTCATTTTGAACCGAACCAGCACCAAAAGTTGCATCTAATAAATACCAAGCGCCGTCTATTTTAATGCTGTTCCAAGCATGATTAGTGTTCTGGAATCGAAGATCGTCTACTGGAGTTGCACCCCTAGCATAGCCAATCACAGTTACTGCTTCTAAATTCATTGCTTCAGCTAGTGCTTGATAGAGATTACTATAGCCTGAACAAATGGTAGTGCGATCGCTTAATACTTTTGTCGGATTAACATTAGGATAGTTATTGTTGTTTAGTGCATCATGAAATGCAACAAGATCATAGCTAATATGTTGAGTGATCCAAGCATAAATAATTCTCGCTTTATCTGCCTCTGTCGGTGCATTTTGGGCGAGTAAATCGGCTAATTCTGTTACCGATGAACCTGAATAATTTAACTCCTTTGCCAGGAGATCGATTTCGGAAAAATCTTGTTGAGCTAAATCTTCGGTATTTCCAAACTGAATTGGTTGGTATTTATGACTGGCAAAAACCTCTGATGGCAACGAAATTAACTGCTGTTGCTCAAAAGAGTTAATTGCTTGATAAATATTACCAATTGTGAGCAATAAAGTACCGCCCAAAACAGCGCTAAGAAAGCCACGCTTGAGGCTATTATATTTCTTGTAGCTTAATTGCAGTTTGAAACTACCTTTAGTAGTCATAAAATATCTTTGAGATCCCGATAAAACTGGTGATTTCTCAAGATAATTGCTAGGAATGCCTTGCTGGAGCGATCTTAATTACCTTGACTCTGTGATATTTCGCACAAACCAGCGCTTTGGTGATTACTGCTCGATATTTACAACTATTGTTTGATTAGACTTCACTCCCAAATTAATTCTCCTATCCCTTGCTCATGAAAGTCATCTCTTGCCAATTCAAACTTCATGGACAGGCTATTCTAGATATATTTAATGAGGCGATCGCTAATTCCACTGCTCTGTATGATTATGAACCTAGAAATTTAGCCACAATTCAAACTTGGTTCCAGATAAAAGCAGAACACAACTATCCTATTATTGGCATCGAAGATAGCAACGGTAGATTAATGGGATTCTCTACCTATGGCACTTTTCGCACTCATGCAGCTTATCAATATTCAGTAGAACATTCAGTTTATGTAGAGGCTAAATTTCGAGGTAAAGGTATTGGCAAAAAGCTTTTACAAGAACTAATACTGCTAGCGCAACAACAGAATTACCATACAATCATCGGCGGTATCGATGCCGAAAACACAATTAGTATCAAATTACATCAATCATTAGGTTTTACTCACTGTGGCACTATTAAACAGGTAGGGTTTAAGTTCGGCAGATGGTTAGACTTAGAGTTTTATCAGTTAATCTTATCAACTCCAAATCTATAAATCTATCTAGAGAAAATGTAGTTTAGGAAAATAGTATATTAAATAACTAATAACTAATAACTAGCAGGTTGCTTATCCCATCATTTATCAAAATACTATCTAAAGGGAGGAGAATACATCAAACCACCATCTGTCCAAAGGGCATTTTGACCCCTTTCTAAATCAAAAGGTAGACCAATATTACGCTCATATACCTCGTCATAATTACCGACGTGCTTGACAACTCTTTGGGCAAAATCATTAGGTAGTCCCATCTCTTTGCCAAAATTCCCCTCTAAGCCCAAAAAACGTCTAATTTCAGGATCTTTTGTCCGAGCAAAACTAGCTATGTTTTCTGAATTAATGCCTAATTCGTCCGCTTCAATCATCGCATATATCACCCACTTAACTACATCGAACCATTGAGAGTCGCCGTCTGCTATTACAGGGCCCAAAGGTTCTTTTGACAATACCGCCTCTAGCACCTGATGATCGTCGGGTTGTTTTAATCCTGCACGTCCAACAGTTAATTGAGAGCGATCGCTGGTAGCAGCATCACAACGTCTCTCTTGATAAGCTGTAAATAACATATTTGCATCTTCTAATACCACAGGAGTATAATTCAAACCTAAATTTCGCATGTTATCGGCTAAATTCTGCTCGTTAGTTGTTCCTGATAACACACAGACTGATTTACCGTCTAAGTCTTCTAATTCTTCAATCTCACTGTCGTTTTTGACTAATATTCCCTGACCATCATAAAAAGTTGTGGGAGCAAACTCCAGACCAACTGAAGTATCACGGCTTAATGTCCAAGTAGTATTACGACTTAGCAAATCCACCTCTCCCGACTGCACCGCTAGAAACCGAGCCTCTGTATCGAGATCGCGGTACTCTACTTTGCTGGGGTAATCAAAAATGGCTGCGGCTACTGCACGACATAAATCTACATCCATTCCTGAGTACTTGCCGTTTTCATCGGCAAAACTAAATCCAGGTAGC carries:
- a CDS encoding transglycosylase SLT domain-containing protein, with amino-acid sequence MWKLLNSKVFLLIVLASISTVIGLEALIDASKSFADTADYKNDLSTEQTPLAMGNPPASTRHSFLVASDLIEDRQGKAALTELEDLEQEYPLLAAHILLAKGKAYQLEQNDSAAVQTWQQVVAQYPTSAVTGEALYLLGKSQPEYWQQAIAEFPAHPSTQEIIRQQLSKNPNQPSLMAILVKYTPDAPGVDQMRDRLVTEYAHHLTPLEWEAIADSYWLKWDYGKAGQAYTKAPNTSRNLYRAGRGHHLGNDQVTAKKYYLKLIQEYPEAVDTGLGLRRLATLVKPQAAVTYLERAIAQFPQQAPEALVEKAQYFKLLNSPKSATQALQTLLTDYKTSEAAAEYRWDVASNKAQAGDLISAWQWAQPIVINNPESKLAPKAGFWIAKWATKLNRPQEATVAYKSVLARFPRSYYAWRSAVALGWDVGDFTTIRRQDPQVLKVEKIMPPGGSKTFQELYKLGLEQEAWTQFQSEISDRSKLSIADDFTKGLLQLYQGQNLRGINQIGDLQDRDSPEDKQQWQQLRQTPEYWQALYPFPFESTILKWSKQRQLNPLLVTSLIRQESRFEPEIESSAGAMGLMQVIPPTAKAAAENIGLANYSMTNPEDNINIGTYYLDFTHQKYNNNSMLAVASYNAGPNAVAKWVKRYGLKDADEFVEQIPYQETQGYVESVFENYWNYMLVYNPEVIKLFKSEAISY
- a CDS encoding GNAT family N-acetyltransferase, with protein sequence MKVISCQFKLHGQAILDIFNEAIANSTALYDYEPRNLATIQTWFQIKAEHNYPIIGIEDSNGRLMGFSTYGTFRTHAAYQYSVEHSVYVEAKFRGKGIGKKLLQELILLAQQQNYHTIIGGIDAENTISIKLHQSLGFTHCGTIKQVGFKFGRWLDLEFYQLILSTPNL
- a CDS encoding amino acid ABC transporter substrate-binding protein, which translates into the protein MLTQINLKLISVAMIALLLVGGCSNNEAENSQAKGDAKAEATGIITSRLNTVKSRGKLICGVNGQLPGFSFADENGKYSGMDVDLCRAVAAAIFDYPSKVEYRDLDTEARFLAVQSGEVDLLSRNTTWTLSRDTSVGLEFAPTTFYDGQGILVKNDSEIEELEDLDGKSVCVLSGTTNEQNLADNMRNLGLNYTPVVLEDANMLFTAYQERRCDAATSDRSQLTVGRAGLKQPDDHQVLEAVLSKEPLGPVIADGDSQWFDVVKWVIYAMIEADELGINSENIASFARTKDPEIRRFLGLEGNFGKEMGLPNDFAQRVVKHVGNYDEVYERNIGLPFDLERGQNALWTDGGLMYSPPFR